One Bacillota bacterium genomic region harbors:
- a CDS encoding PaaI family thioesterase → MKESVPMCFGCGRDNPIGLKLVFREENDLYVSDFSPLPEHQGYPGMVHGGIICAILDEAMGRLVWSQGCDSFTARLETRFKKPVPIEHPIRVQARQVSQGRAGTLLEARILLENGQVAAEAKGTYLKAKGNTGR, encoded by the coding sequence ATGAAGGAGTCCGTTCCGATGTGTTTTGGCTGCGGCCGGGATAACCCCATAGGGCTAAAGCTCGTGTTCCGGGAGGAGAACGACCTGTACGTGTCGGATTTTTCCCCCTTGCCTGAGCACCAAGGCTATCCCGGCATGGTTCATGGTGGCATCATCTGCGCAATACTGGATGAGGCCATGGGGCGACTGGTATGGTCCCAGGGGTGTGATTCCTTCACGGCCAGGCTAGAGACACGGTTCAAGAAACCGGTTCCCATTGAGCATCCCATAAGGGTACAAGCTCGGCAAGTGTCCCAGGGCCGCGCCGGTACACTGCTGGAGGCCAGGATTCTCCTGGAGAACGGCCAGGTGGCTGCTGAGGCAAAGGGCACGTACCTGAAGGCCAAAGGGAACACTGGCCGTTAG
- a CDS encoding HDIG domain-containing metalloprotein yields MTRDEAIREVKARIKTKNLIKHVLAVEAVMRRLATHFGEDPDRWGLAGVLHDLDYEETKDDPARHSLVGAKVLEEMGIDSGIVQAVRSHNEYHGLPRETLMEKALYCSDPLTGLIVASALIHPDKNLASIDSAFVLKRFDEKAFAKGANRETIRACGELGLGLDDFVSMGLEAMRGIAGEIGL; encoded by the coding sequence ATGACCAGAGATGAGGCTATAAGGGAAGTCAAGGCCAGGATCAAGACAAAGAACCTCATAAAACACGTGCTTGCTGTGGAGGCAGTCATGAGACGCCTGGCAACCCACTTCGGCGAGGACCCTGACCGGTGGGGGCTAGCCGGGGTTCTCCACGACCTCGATTATGAGGAGACAAAGGATGACCCGGCGCGCCACTCCCTGGTAGGAGCCAAGGTGCTGGAGGAAATGGGTATTGACTCAGGCATAGTCCAGGCTGTGAGGTCCCACAACGAGTACCACGGGTTACCCAGGGAGACACTCATGGAGAAGGCCCTTTACTGTTCGGATCCCCTCACCGGGCTCATAGTGGCCTCGGCCCTAATACATCCGGATAAGAATCTCGCCAGCATAGACTCGGCTTTCGTGCTAAAGAGGTTTGATGAGAAGGCTTTTGCCAAGGGAGCAAACCGTGAGACCATCAGGGCCTGTGGTGAACTTGGGTTAGGACTTGACGACTTCGTTTCTATGGGTCTCGAAGCGATGCGGGGCATAGCGGGGGAGATAGGTCTATAG
- the rnr gene encoding ribonuclease R, translating into MVNEEQVLRYMRQKSYRPLRLEALLDALDLQSADAGILGGMLARMEKQGSIVKTRAGSYSVPERMSLVVGEIQVHSRGFGHILMPGRDLYVAEEDMGGAMDGDRVLARPSHGQAIVVRVLERRNLIVAGTYERGEPFDFLKPDNKRLVWPIAVASRDSMGALDGERVVVEVTRWPQGRKGPQGRVLKRLGLASDATSDLPFILEKFGLTKEFSQEVLQQANGLRPPDAGEIKGRWDLCSLPLVTIDGEDAKDFDDAVSLEKKKDSYRLGVHIADVSYYVTEGSPIDNEARKRGTSVYLMDSVVHMLPERLSTDLCSLRPGEKRLALSVFMDYSLDGKMTGHSLGRSIIQSKARLTYAEVDHALDTGEPAPVPLRDMAKLAFMLREARMERGALDLFSAEQEITLDINGNPLDISAAPRYRSHSIIEEFMLVANELVARMAATKGLPFIYRVHEEPDPAKMEALGEFLFRIGYLRRRPRRVRPRLLREALEKSRGRPEEDLVNVVALRSLKLARYEASPSIHFGLQAPFYCHFTSPIRRYPDMVAHRVVSAFLTGRYSSKCFKRWQESFPDLAHHSSERERNAKEAERNMAELKTLRHMRQKLGQVFGGIISGVVPYGFYVQMGNGAEGFVHVRCLADDYYEFREETYSLVGSRTKKRFRLGDKVDVVVSAVDLEARTLDLTLAGDLGTA; encoded by the coding sequence GTGGTAAACGAAGAACAGGTCCTGAGGTATATGAGGCAGAAGTCCTACCGTCCCTTGCGACTGGAGGCGCTCCTGGATGCCCTGGATCTTCAAAGCGCTGATGCTGGTATTTTAGGCGGGATGCTGGCCCGCATGGAGAAGCAGGGCTCAATTGTCAAGACCCGGGCGGGAAGCTACAGCGTTCCCGAGCGCATGAGTCTTGTGGTAGGGGAGATACAGGTACACTCCAGGGGTTTCGGTCACATCCTCATGCCGGGCAGGGACCTTTACGTTGCTGAAGAGGACATGGGTGGGGCAATGGATGGCGATCGTGTGCTTGCCAGGCCGTCCCACGGGCAAGCCATCGTGGTTCGGGTGCTGGAGAGGCGGAACCTCATTGTAGCAGGCACCTACGAGAGGGGTGAGCCCTTCGACTTCCTCAAGCCCGACAACAAGCGGTTGGTTTGGCCGATCGCCGTAGCCTCCAGGGACAGTATGGGAGCCCTGGACGGAGAGCGAGTGGTGGTGGAGGTCACCAGGTGGCCCCAGGGCCGGAAGGGGCCGCAGGGCCGAGTGTTGAAGCGTCTGGGGCTAGCATCGGATGCCACTAGTGACCTCCCCTTCATCCTGGAGAAGTTCGGGCTCACAAAGGAGTTCTCCCAAGAGGTGCTCCAGCAGGCGAACGGACTCAGGCCCCCGGATGCGGGGGAGATTAAGGGTCGATGGGACCTGTGCTCCCTGCCGCTGGTGACCATTGATGGGGAAGACGCAAAGGATTTCGACGATGCGGTGTCCCTGGAGAAGAAGAAGGACAGTTACCGTCTGGGAGTACACATAGCCGATGTGTCCTATTACGTTACCGAGGGAAGCCCCATCGATAATGAGGCGCGTAAGAGGGGCACCAGCGTCTACTTGATGGACAGTGTGGTCCACATGCTGCCGGAGAGGCTCAGCACTGACCTATGTAGCCTGAGGCCGGGCGAGAAAAGGCTAGCCCTTAGCGTGTTCATGGACTATAGCCTGGATGGCAAGATGACTGGCCACTCCCTGGGTCGAAGCATTATCCAGAGCAAGGCCCGGCTCACATATGCCGAGGTTGATCATGCCCTGGACACTGGAGAGCCCGCACCGGTTCCCCTGCGGGACATGGCCAAGCTGGCATTCATGCTTAGGGAAGCCAGGATGGAACGGGGTGCCCTGGACCTTTTCAGTGCTGAGCAGGAGATTACCCTGGACATAAACGGCAATCCGCTGGACATCTCCGCGGCCCCAAGATATCGTTCCCACTCCATCATTGAGGAGTTTATGCTTGTTGCCAATGAACTGGTGGCACGGATGGCCGCGACGAAGGGACTTCCCTTCATCTACAGGGTGCACGAGGAACCGGACCCTGCGAAGATGGAGGCGCTCGGGGAGTTTCTCTTCCGGATAGGCTATCTCCGGAGGCGACCCAGGCGGGTCCGACCGAGGCTGCTCAGGGAGGCCCTGGAGAAGAGCCGGGGAAGACCTGAGGAAGATCTTGTCAACGTCGTAGCCTTGAGATCGCTGAAATTGGCAAGGTATGAAGCCTCCCCATCCATCCACTTCGGGTTGCAGGCTCCCTTTTACTGCCACTTCACCTCACCGATAAGGCGGTATCCTGACATGGTGGCGCACCGTGTGGTAAGTGCCTTCCTAACAGGGCGGTACTCCTCCAAGTGCTTCAAGCGATGGCAGGAGAGCTTCCCGGACCTGGCCCACCATTCGTCTGAGAGGGAGCGTAACGCAAAAGAGGCCGAGAGAAATATGGCTGAGCTGAAGACCTTGAGGCATATGAGGCAGAAGCTGGGACAGGTGTTCGGAGGGATCATCTCTGGGGTAGTCCCCTATGGCTTCTACGTGCAAATGGGCAACGGGGCCGAAGGATTTGTGCATGTAAGATGCCTGGCTGATGACTACTACGAATTCCGTGAGGAAACCTACAGCCTTGTCGGGAGCCGAACCAAGAAACGGTTCAGGCTGGGTGACAAGGTAGACGTTGTGGTCTCGGCCGTGGATCTTGAAGCCAGGACCCTGGATCTTACGCTTGCCGGTGATCTTGGTACCGCCTAG
- the smpB gene encoding SsrA-binding protein SmpB — MKASKERLVADNRKARHDYHVDEVIEAGLVLTGAEVKSLRAGRANLRDGYAVVEGGQVFLHNVHISPYDKAPTDEQDPLRVRKLLLHKAEIRRLAGKVREKGYTLVPLRLYFGSSGKAKVEVALAKGKRLYDKRQDMQERDDRRKMERALKGK, encoded by the coding sequence TTGAAGGCGAGCAAGGAAAGGTTGGTTGCTGACAACAGGAAGGCCCGCCATGACTACCATGTGGACGAGGTTATCGAGGCGGGATTGGTACTTACCGGTGCCGAGGTCAAGTCCCTCCGTGCTGGAAGAGCCAACCTGCGCGACGGTTACGCTGTGGTGGAAGGTGGCCAGGTATTCCTCCACAACGTCCACATCAGCCCCTACGATAAGGCGCCCACGGATGAGCAGGATCCCTTGAGAGTGCGGAAACTCTTGCTTCACAAGGCCGAGATCAGGAGGTTGGCCGGGAAGGTGAGGGAGAAGGGTTATACCCTGGTCCCTCTCAGGCTTTACTTCGGCTCATCCGGGAAGGCCAAGGTGGAAGTGGCTCTTGCCAAAGGCAAGAGACTGTATGACAAGCGGCAGGACATGCAGGAAAGGGACGACAGGCGAAAGATGGAGAGGGCTTTGAAAGGCAAGTAA
- a CDS encoding N-acetylmuramoyl-L-alanine amidase family protein produces the protein MSRNGVPFKIFIVTYVVTALLVAGTPPTVYASSGIQLLIDGTHIIADVPPRIVGGRTLVPIRVVSESLGAKVDWDGSTRTVTVERAGTSLSLRIGEPTAVVNGKSVPLDVPPSIIDSRTMVPIRFVATALGAEVSWDEKTRTVRVDSPVAPPPATAGKLHVGSLSYEVTSEGVLFTVGGRGLQVCSVKTLEADGQVPHRLLLDFPGLVLALPYSMFPIEAGPVLRMRTGMVSTNPDVARLVFDLSEPVRYELAVSPSGESLSLLVRHIVTAVEVQSTRDGPVILVKATGPVSHRVSKLGDPPRLVVDIPGTTVSRDFPPILANNSEGIKKIRVGQFQVNPDIVRVVVETDNLNTYDVETTPEGLVISFLARINAMNWDSWSGGSRLTLDATGPVNAEVTKDKKRLVVTIPSTTWGLEETEFVVNQGNIAAIRVEERRMSPPSVTLEVDLLEDTSFSVVSSGQQGRVVVDIGGSNLLRGKRIMIDPGHGGSDPGAISYSGIYEKEFTLAISHMLREILEGQGAEVRMTRTGDQTVEVRDRVYMANAFRTDVLISVHANSFNDSSKRGIEVYHCSKLDTTIQLAEIMRDTLVKALGFEDRGVRKAMFLVLLETNMPSVLVETGYISNPQEEKLLRDPAFQRRVAEALSAGMIKYFTGTRS, from the coding sequence TTGAGCCGGAACGGCGTACCTTTTAAGATCTTCATCGTGACTTATGTAGTGACGGCCCTTCTCGTGGCGGGGACTCCGCCCACCGTATACGCTTCTTCCGGCATTCAGCTGCTTATTGACGGAACACATATTATTGCGGACGTGCCTCCCAGGATCGTTGGGGGAAGGACGCTAGTGCCCATCCGGGTGGTCTCCGAATCCCTGGGTGCCAAGGTGGACTGGGACGGCAGCACCAGGACGGTGACCGTAGAGAGAGCAGGCACCTCGCTGAGCCTCCGCATAGGTGAGCCCACTGCGGTGGTCAACGGCAAGAGCGTGCCATTGGATGTGCCTCCAAGCATCATCGACTCCCGGACTATGGTTCCGATAAGGTTTGTCGCCACGGCACTGGGCGCCGAGGTTTCCTGGGATGAGAAGACCCGGACGGTCCGGGTTGATAGTCCTGTGGCTCCTCCTCCTGCCACCGCTGGGAAACTGCATGTGGGTTCCCTGTCTTACGAGGTGACCAGTGAAGGTGTTCTCTTTACAGTAGGGGGACGAGGGCTCCAGGTCTGTTCCGTGAAGACCCTAGAGGCAGACGGGCAGGTCCCTCACAGGCTTCTCCTTGACTTCCCCGGCCTGGTTCTGGCGTTACCCTATAGCATGTTTCCCATTGAGGCTGGGCCAGTGCTGAGGATGCGCACGGGGATGGTCAGCACCAATCCCGATGTTGCCCGGCTGGTGTTCGACCTCTCCGAGCCCGTCCGCTATGAACTGGCTGTCTCTCCCTCGGGGGAGAGCCTGAGTCTCCTAGTCAGGCATATTGTCACAGCGGTAGAAGTCCAGTCCACCCGAGACGGTCCTGTCATCCTGGTGAAGGCTACAGGTCCGGTGTCCCACAGGGTCTCGAAACTAGGCGACCCGCCCAGGCTTGTGGTGGACATCCCCGGGACCACGGTATCGCGGGACTTCCCGCCTATCCTGGCCAATAACAGTGAGGGTATCAAGAAGATCAGGGTTGGCCAATTCCAGGTGAATCCCGACATCGTCCGGGTGGTAGTGGAGACCGATAATCTGAACACCTATGACGTGGAAACCACCCCGGAAGGCCTGGTAATCAGCTTCCTCGCGCGCATTAACGCCATGAACTGGGACTCGTGGTCAGGGGGCTCCAGGCTTACGCTGGATGCCACTGGACCAGTCAATGCCGAGGTGACTAAGGACAAGAAACGCCTGGTAGTTACCATTCCTTCAACGACCTGGGGGCTTGAGGAAACGGAGTTCGTCGTTAACCAGGGAAACATTGCTGCAATCAGGGTAGAGGAGCGGAGGATGAGCCCGCCCAGCGTAACCCTGGAGGTAGACCTGCTGGAGGATACCAGCTTCTCCGTGGTTTCCAGTGGCCAGCAAGGGCGTGTGGTTGTGGACATAGGCGGCTCCAACCTGCTGCGCGGGAAACGCATCATGATAGACCCGGGACACGGTGGTTCTGATCCGGGTGCCATAAGCTACAGCGGGATATATGAAAAGGAGTTCACGCTTGCCATATCCCATATGCTCAGGGAGATCCTCGAGGGTCAAGGTGCCGAGGTCCGGATGACTAGGACCGGTGACCAGACCGTCGAGGTGAGGGACCGGGTATATATGGCCAATGCCTTCAGGACGGATGTTCTCATATCCGTCCATGCCAATTCCTTTAATGACAGCTCGAAACGGGGGATAGAGGTTTATCATTGTTCGAAGCTGGATACCACGATACAACTGGCGGAGATCATGAGAGACACGCTGGTCAAAGCCCTTGGGTTCGAGGACAGGGGCGTTCGCAAGGCCATGTTCCTGGTGTTGCTGGAGACCAACATGCCTTCGGTCCTGGTGGAAACAGGATACATTTCCAACCCTCAGGAAGAGAAACTCCTCAGGGACCCCGCGTTCCAGCGGCGAGTGGCTGAAGCCCTCTCCGCTGGCATGATCAAGTACTTCACCGGCACCCGGAGTTGA
- the rph gene encoding ribonuclease PH, whose product MRSDGRRPDQMRPVRITREYLRYPEGSCLAEFGDTKVICTASIEDKVPQFVKSTGHGWLTAEYSMLPRATPVRNTRESTKGRPGGRTLEIQRLIGRSLRSVLDLGALGERTIWVDCDVIQADGGTRTASITGAFVALVLALDRLAGEGKIQGIPVSDFVAATSAGVVRDAFLLDLCFSEDANARVDMNIVMTGLGQIVEIQGTGEQAPFTQGEMETLLRLAYRGISELVTVQRNVLGSLAGGIGVKPGI is encoded by the coding sequence ATAAGATCCGATGGCCGGAGGCCCGACCAGATGAGGCCTGTGAGAATAACCCGGGAATACCTCAGGTACCCAGAAGGGTCATGCCTGGCGGAGTTTGGGGATACCAAAGTAATCTGTACCGCCAGTATCGAAGACAAGGTGCCGCAATTCGTGAAATCCACCGGTCACGGCTGGCTCACCGCAGAATACTCCATGTTGCCCAGGGCCACTCCAGTGAGAAACACAAGGGAATCTACCAAGGGGCGCCCGGGAGGAAGGACCCTGGAAATACAGCGGCTCATAGGCAGGAGCCTCAGGTCCGTCCTGGACCTCGGCGCCCTGGGTGAACGCACGATATGGGTGGATTGCGACGTAATACAGGCTGACGGGGGTACTAGGACTGCCTCCATCACTGGGGCTTTCGTCGCCTTGGTGCTGGCCCTTGACCGCCTGGCAGGCGAGGGGAAGATACAGGGGATACCGGTTTCAGATTTCGTGGCCGCCACCAGTGCCGGGGTAGTGAGGGATGCATTCTTGCTGGACCTCTGTTTCTCTGAGGATGCCAATGCCAGGGTCGACATGAATATCGTCATGACAGGACTTGGCCAGATCGTTGAGATCCAGGGCACAGGCGAGCAGGCTCCCTTCACTCAGGGTGAGATGGAAACCCTGCTGCGGCTTGCCTACAGGGGTATCTCAGAACTCGTGACCGTGCAGCGCAATGTGTTGGGGAGCCTCGCGGGGGGAATCGGGGTGAAACCCGGCATATGA
- the rdgB gene encoding RdgB/HAM1 family non-canonical purine NTP pyrophosphatase, which produces MRRLVLATANAGKALEFRSMLSREGIDAEVLSLLDFSGVGEPPPEGSSYVSNAVSKATWAASATRHLALADDSGIEVDALRGAPGPFSSRYAGDEATDSDNIAKLLKEMEHIAEERRTARFRCVLALVDVSGWCVLREGTCEGTILRKPVGAGGFGYDPVFYYGPLGKTFAEMSMEEKNLLSHRARALEALVPDLKSLLYGA; this is translated from the coding sequence ATGAGGAGACTGGTGCTGGCCACCGCGAATGCCGGCAAGGCCCTGGAGTTCAGGAGCATGCTTTCCAGGGAGGGGATCGATGCAGAGGTTCTTTCACTCTTGGACTTCAGCGGGGTGGGTGAACCTCCGCCCGAGGGTTCCAGCTATGTGTCAAACGCCGTCTCCAAGGCCACATGGGCTGCCTCGGCCACCCGCCACCTGGCCCTTGCTGATGATTCCGGGATTGAGGTGGATGCCCTGAGGGGTGCCCCGGGGCCATTTTCCTCACGGTACGCTGGAGATGAAGCCACTGACAGTGACAACATTGCCAAGCTCCTTAAGGAAATGGAGCACATAGCTGAGGAGCGCAGGACGGCGCGGTTCCGGTGTGTGCTTGCCCTGGTCGACGTATCCGGCTGGTGTGTACTGAGAGAGGGCACGTGTGAAGGCACCATACTCCGGAAGCCAGTGGGGGCCGGCGGGTTTGGCTATGACCCGGTGTTCTATTATGGTCCTTTGGGAAAGACCTTTGCCGAGATGTCAATGGAGGAGAAAAACTTGTTGAGCCATCGTGCAAGGGCCCTGGAAGCCTTGGTGCCCGACCTCAAGTCGCTGCTATATGGCGCTTAA